ACAGTTTTGTCAATTCTACAATCTTGTTTTCAATTTCTGCATCCAACTCAATTAGTTCTTTATGTTTATCTTTAGCTCGTCTCCTCAAAGAATTGGATTCTGTGATCAATGTGGCCATTTTACTACCACCTGAACTTTCGGCTTGCTCTGCCATTCTATCTGCATCATTCTCCAAAGATATGCAAATTTCTCGAAttgattttttcttttgctttagcTCTTTCAGGTCCTCTTCGACATACTTTCTTTTCTTGGAGTTTTCTTCggtctctctcttctttttttcctcttccaAATGTGCCCGGTAACGGCTCCGTGCTGATGCACAGTAACTGATTAGCTCTTTTGTAAGAGGCACTTTTGTCACCCCCCCACAAACTTTCACTTGATCACAGATGAGCCTTTGAATAACAACTGTCTCCTCAGACATGTTGCACGTCTCCACTTCTTTGTTGATGGAGAAGCCCCGCTCCACTTCAGCTTGTCCATGTGAGAGGAGTAGTAACTTCTTGCAGAAGTTCCACAGATCAGTGTAGGAACTGAGATTCTGAGACAGGAATGCATCAACCCTGGACACTGAGGGCTGGAAGTTTGCAAATTCCAGCGATTTGGCTTCATTGGAAAGGGCCTTCTCAAACTGTTGAGAAATCACATCACCTGTAATAATGCACAAAGGAGagccagtgtgaataaaaaattaGCATCGCAACATAAAAGGCAAAGCTGCGTTCTTTTAAAGAGACCAATCCACACTGATTCCATACATTTTCTGTTAATCCCTTTcatgaataatatttttacaaagaaaaatgcCTGGGTTCTGTACCTCATAGGTTTGCACTCAAGTCATGTCAACCtgcactaaactaaactaaaaaaaaaaaaacacgcaaaaaaaaatcaaaaaaacaattttagtgttttttttgtatGGAATGGCCTGTTTAAATAGTATACTATGTAACTTTACCTTTACCTGATCATTTGAAGTCAGTGAATAGTATAAAATATGTACACAGAAATGGGAATACATGTTGAATTTTATGTTACAGGTAATGTTATAGGTGTTGGTCTTGACTGATATAAATGGGAGGAAGTGTGTAAACAGTGAGTGCCATTCTATTCTTATTCCTATAATTTACCAGAAGATATCCCGCCTGTCAACTGTTTGTCCAACACAAACTTCTCAATGAGACGTTTCAGTTTCTGTAGGCATTCGTCAGGGCTGGAATACATTTTTCTTGGGTCCAGGCACATCATGTTATGGACAGTGGCATATTTTAGAGGGCACTTATCCAGTGCCTTCTTGCATATTTTTGAAAGTGCATTCTGGCATTCTTTTTTAAACTGCAGCACACCAAGCTCGCTTACTCTGCCCTTGGCCCCTGACAGTccctgacagaaaaaaaaaacattggtttgTCAAATCTACAACATTTCTGTCCCTCTACATAGTCTGATCTGCAATAATTAAGCATAATACACTGAGCTTAATGGCGCCCCTTTTCAGAACATgcctctctccacacacacaaacaagtcaATGTTAATATCTACATGTAATTATGAACTACTTTGATGAAACGGAATACACCCACCTTGATAACAGCTGCTGCACCCATGCCAATGTCAACATCTTTTGTGCCAAGCCAAAGCTTCTGGTCTGTGACATCGAGCCTCACCAGCTTATATGGACTCGAGGGCAAAGCATCACGCTTGATGAATCGTTTGAGAAGGctctagtaaaataaaatatatatatgtttgagtTAGATCAGTGAATTTCTGTGTACTTAAGGTGTTATGCATTATGACAAATAATTACCCTTATCAAATCCTCCAAGTCATTCCACAGGAAGGGCATCATGGGAgcatctttttgatatttttccaGAAATGGTTGAAAGACTCTTGCTATGAACACAAAGAAGTGGAGTTTGGCACAGATAAGAGGATCCTTTCTTGCCTCAGAGAGGGTGTCGAATGGTGCATTTCCTGGGTTCTTCACCTTCTTTGTTGACATTTGGTCAACAAACTTCTCAATAGAGGGCCAAATTTCAATGGCCCTCTCTGCAGCAGGCACATTTTCGAGCCAGCGATGGCCACAGAAGGATAAGGGGAATGTGGACGACAGTGTTGCAGATGTGAAATCCTCTCTTCTTGCTGGGGCATTATTGAAGAGACAGTGGAGAGATCTCAGCACCTTTTCTACATGCCACACCTCAAATCCACCTTTAAATGAATTGTGTAGGGTGTGGATACCACAGCTTCCTACCACTTGGAGTTGAATCCCCCCAAACTGTTCTCCATGTTCCAATTGTAGGAGATCCATGAATTTCCAATTGACTGCAGGTCCATCCATTGATACAGAAAGCAAGTTCCGTAAATTAAGTTCCTTGGTGCCCTCCTGAAATTATAAAACAAgagtaataacattttaattcatgttcactcagattTTATGGTTTGTCTAAAGTAATGATTCTCAAACTGTGGTCAAGGGACCACTGGTGGTATGCCCGATTACCAAAGAGGTCTGTGAACAAAAGTAATCAACAAAAATGACTGACATGGACTGTGACACTGTTGAACATTTCCAATTCACTTCTCATGACTTGTATTctaatcatgcacattatttccaggtgaagttagccatggtttcagaagactaaaATGGCCTGCATTTTTACATGCATAGGGATAAACATTAAGCCAAATATgtcaagatttgtttttttttttttttttttttattggctaagtggtccttgattttacttttctttttttttgagaaacacaTCTTAAGCCATAATAGTGAATGCTCGCAAATTGGGTCTATGTAGTATGGTTCAGTGTCAAAATGGTTAACCTAAAATTGAGAAGCACAAAACAGATATTTGGAGTCTTATTATGAACTGGCctacattatttaattcaattttacttttcacataaaaaatatgcaagaagCATAATGCATACTGAATGCTTTATACAAAAGTTATTTACATCATTGCCTTCCAGAATGCCTAGACTAGATGTCACCCACCCACAACTGATTGGGtgggacaatatatcgatgcaTTGTGCATCGATAAATTTTTCTGGATCGTTTCTAATTTTTCTGAATGCATCGCGATTCTCTCTCGAACCGATTCTTcgtttagtttttaacagcagatggcactgcgTGCTTTAGATGCCTTACACACACCACTTGaacctactataaaataataagttaTAAAGTTCGAAAAGGTTGAAGCAAAGTACAAGGGTGTTTGCAGTGGGCTGTTAACATAAATCTCGCGTCATAAAAGCATTATACCAAGTACATTCTCAGACTCAGCCGAAAGCACGAGCGCTCTTCTTCGTGAGCATTTGAGTGTGCGACTAAAAACTAGCCTAGAGCGCCATCtgcaaaaactaagctcagaataaATTTGCAACGCATtcggaaaaaattaaaatcaatccAAGAATCGCGATTCATCGGTATATTGTCccaaatattcattaggaaataacataaaaacacgcaaagcattttaaattttactttgaGAGTCTTACCTTAAAATGTTCCAGCAAGTCTTCTGCCGTTGAGAGGCCCAAAAACTGAGAACCCAGATAGCGAGACCTGACAATCGGGGTCCCGGTCTCGTCAGTTGACCAACATCTGACGTGCAAGTCCAACTGTTTAGTTTTCGTTGTTGTGTTCATGGACTCATCGAACATTATGATGAAAGCATCCTTGTTTGCCCGTGAAATGAGTTCCTTCTTTATGTATGGGGCAACACCAAATCGTGCTAAATATGCGGTTTTATCCCTTCCACATGTGAACGTACTCGCACACTCTGAGTCAGGGAACATTGCTTGAAAAACTAGGTGGATGTCCTCATTTGAGGTGTACGAGTTGTGGCGGCTTACGGTTTGAAATACCCACAGTATTTCGGCCTTAAGTGTAGCTACATTCGCAAAGCTGCCGAAGGCATTGCTTGAAGTGGAAGGCTGAGAGGTCGAAGTGCTCGATGAGAACATACTTATGGGCAAACTACTTGCCTGCGACGACACACACTTCTTGTGCTTCTCTGCTTTCATGTGTGAATCGAGCGCTATGTGGCCCATTGTCCCCAGCTTTATCGTCTTTTTACATAAAGCACACCTCGCTTCATGATTACTGGCTGTTTTCTTCAGCCACCCCCGATACTTTTCGTCCTCCAACCACTTGTCATTAAACAAACATTTGCCCATGCTTGCGATTTCGCAAAATGCCGTGGTGGCGAACCATCAACGCAGGGCATTCATCAATCACTTACTCGTATGTCACCTATGGAATGAAACAGGTTGCACGCACGAAGTGCTGCCCCCAAATGTTGCGCTGGTCAAATTgcggttgaaaaaataaataaaaatgacgagtCGGACATGAAATTTAAGATCCCACATGAAATTTAAGACTTCCTTGTGGAAAATCCCAGAAATCAAGACATTTTCAGACCTTAAAaatcaaaaattttatttaagacattttaagactttttaaggacccgcgGGGACCCTGTGGAGCTGCTGAGACATCACGAAGGGCCGGCCGGACTCTTCCAGGGTTAGAGTCCTGAACCTCTGGCGATGTTGCTCCGGGTTCCGACCGACCCGCTGGAGGATGGCACGCTTGAGGTCCTGGTAGGCCAGGAGGTTTTGGACTGGCAATTGGTGAGCGGCTACCTGCGCCTCACCGGACAGCAGGGGAATGAGCCGCAGGGGCCAGTCCGCGGGGGGCCACCCTCGAGCCTCTGCCGACTTTTCGAACaggtccaggaaggcctccggatcatcCTGAGGCCCCATCTTGTTGAGCGGCAGAGGAGATGTATTGTCCTTAAACGAAGGGGTGGCCCGGACCTCCCGGTCTACCCAGCTCCGGAACAGCTCGCGGTCTTCATGCTGGGCCCGGAGGAGCGCCTCAAAGCGTTTGTCCTGCTCCTCCTTGATCACGATGctcttcttccttcccgggtaTTCGGCACCACTGTAgcaaggttcaacacagtcttaataggaaggaagaaggcaggggtcggcttgttgctgggacgctcgtttatttaacaataacaaacaaatcaCGATGCCCTCTGGGCATAAACAGCAAACTATTGCTCAAACACAGTCAATGACTTCAATAACGGGTTTTCAGCTTCCCAGCGCACgacgaggtcccagcgtgtctctctctctttctctctgcggtgactcttcttatatccggtctctccacgccaattactgcaatcaaacacacgtgttcgttatttgcacttgacctacttacgcctcgctctgaTCCCCcccgtctctctcccgttgcagattccgctaaaccacgcccccctcgccacaatCACATTATCTCTTGTACTGTTGATGATGTAATATCCACGTGGAAGATACGGAGGAGGTGGAACAGATCTtatctaaaaaattataatattacattcacatttaccttaacatacagtacagaccaaaagtttggacacaccttctcattcaaagagtttttctttattttgatgacaatgaaaattgtagagtcacactgaaggcatcaagggctatttgaccaagaaggagagtgatggggtgctgcgccagatcacctggcctccacagtcaccgtacctgaacccaatcgagatggtttaggggtgagctggaccgcagacagaaggcaaaagggccaacaagtgctaagcatctctcggggaactccttcaagactgttggatcTTGGATCTTGGatccatttcaggtgactacctcttgaagctcatcaagagaatgccaagagtgtgcaaagcagtaatcaaagcaagaggtggctactttgaagaacctacaatatgacatattttcagttgtttcacactttttttgttatgtatataattccatatataattccacatgtgttaattcatagttttgatgccttcagtgtgaatctacaattttcatagtcatgaaaataaagaaaactctttgaatgagaaggtgtgtccaaacttttggtctatactGTACATTACTATATTATGGGCCAAATTGTATCAGAAGTGATCTAAACCTGTTTCTATTTTGTTGACTCATGGACCCTCATGttataataaatcattctaatgcCAGAGTTATCATTTACAGTTACAATTTAGGGCTGCCCACAACTAAGAATTTTTCTGGTCGCCTAGTAGTCATACATTCATTGGTTTCCTgtgactaatttttttttttttctacgacTAAGCGACTAATAAAATTGTGGTCAACCAAGCCTCTTCTGGTCTGATGATAAGTCGACTATTAGAGGGCAGCTCTAGTTAAAATACAGATAAACAATTGACAAGcagtaacacaaataaatacaagaaaACAAAGGtactgaacaaaataaataatcagtgctttaatttttttttactttttttaaactatgTCTTATAGTATTATTCAGGTACTACTACTGTGTAGTCTTCactttataaatgaatatatatatatatatatatatatatatatatatatatatatatatatatatatatatattcatctttgTTTATTCTACAAAGGTTATTCAACCAAGAGCTGTGAGTAATTTTCTTTTCGTCCTCCGTTGTTTAATTACCATTAAATTACAGACAACAGAAGGCATACTAgggtgctgtcactttaagagctaaTGCACATGCAGTATACATCAGGCTTCCTCACATCAGGAAATAGCCTATAAAGTAGGATTAATGTTGCCTTCACATGCTTTCTGAATTATCATAAATACAAATTTTCCAGTCCATAATTGGAAATGAGTGGCCTCTCGAGTCGTATTTACTACTGGGAAACTCAAAGGAAACTCAGAGACTATTTTGATACGAGTTTCCCAGTATGCAAATTTTAAACATTGCAGAGAGGAAAAACATAGCTATAGCACTGTGAAGTTTTGGaaccggttccccaaaacgttcttatcgctaagtcgTTCTTCACCTATtgcttaacctctctcttaacatTATGgaacgattcccgacacgttcgtactctaagtatatcttctgtaagtcacattttcgtaaggttggtctggaccattcgtaagctctctcttagcgttgtttgagctcaagacacTAGTCAGCGCAGCACAGTGCAAGTCAAACTActgtatgttgacaatgttgtggctcaattatgattttatgttatggacatttt
This DNA window, taken from Carassius auratus strain Wakin chromosome 22, ASM336829v1, whole genome shotgun sequence, encodes the following:
- the LOC113039901 gene encoding uncharacterized protein LOC113039901 yields the protein MMPFLWNDLEDLIRSLLKRFIKRDALPSSPYKLVRLDVTDQKLWLGTKDVDIGMGAAAVIKGLSGAKGRVSELGVLQFKKECQNALSKICKKALDKCPLKYATVHNMMCLDPRKMYSSPDECLQKLKRLIEKFVLDKQLTGGISSGDVISQQFEKALSNEAKSLEFANFQPSVSRVDAFLSQNLSSYTDLWNFCKKLLLLSHGQAEVERGFSINKEVETCNMSEETVVIQRLICDQVKVCGGVTKVPLTKELISYCASARSRYRAHLEEEKKKRETEENSKKRKYVEEDLKELKQKKKSIREICISLENDADRMAEQAESSGGSKMATLITESNSLRRRAKDKHKELIELDAEIENKIVELTKLS